In Chrysemys picta bellii isolate R12L10 chromosome 4, ASM1138683v2, whole genome shotgun sequence, the sequence ccctgggcagtttattccaatgtttaaccaccctgacaggaactttttccttcATGCCAGACTCTAGTCTCCAGACCCccaaccaccacctcctccaccaaGCACATCTACCTGGCTCTGCATTCGGTTCTAGATGAGGGCTATTACCTGATTAACAGGGTGAGAAGGTGGCAATGGATGAAGCTCATGCTGTCTGACTCTGGTTGTTCCAGCAAGGTGCCCTATGCAGCACAATCCCAATTAGACTAGCAGCCAGTGGAACTGGGACCAGTTTATTCATGCTGACAGATGAAGAAGTTAAACTTGTGTTATCCTACACATGAAAGGGATACAGACCCCACCGTAGAAATGGGGTTGGACAGTGGAAAGCTCCCTATAGGAAGGGGGCTGTAGGTTGAGAGACAAACCCCGTAGACTTGGCATTGGACAGAGGGAAACTGTGCTGTATATGCAAGAGAGACTCCTTAGGAACGGGTAGATTGAGGGAAAGACCGCCTCAGAATGGTGTGTACTTGCAGGAAGGTACCCCCTAGGAATAATAGTGGATAGTGGAGATTCCCCCTTAGGAACAGTGCCTCATAGTGGGAGAGACCTAGGAATTGGGGCAGACCCTCTAGGAATTGTGCCAAATAGGGGGGACAGACCCGCTAGGAATGGTGCCAAATTAGAGGACAAACCCCCTAGGAATGGTGCCAAATGGAGGGACCGACCCCCTAGGAATTGTGCCAAATTGGGGGACAGAACTCCTAGGAATTGTGCCAAATAGAGGGGTCAGACTCCCTAGGAATGGTGCTATACAGTGGGAAAGATGGCCTTTAGTGGGGGTGGAGGAAGCCCATTTATCGGGAAGTAGGACTAGTATTTTACCCATCAAGGTACCCCTGGAATGGGAGGAGAAGGAGAGCTGCTCTCTGAAGCAGCCTGCATGCCAAGCTCCTGCACCACACACAGACTCAGTTTCATGGGCCCCATCGACTGCCAGAACTCCTGTACGTATGGAAAATGGAAGAAACCCAAGAGCCCAGCCATGGAGTGTCTCAATCCCTCTTTTCTTCCCACACGAGCAGCCTGCCAGCCAGCAGTGTGCCTAGGTGGCGATGCACAGTCTGGCTCAGAGCAGGACTGTACCCTCTTTGTTTGGAGCGCCGGGATTCCTCATTAGGGGTGAAGCTATAAATATCccccccttcctgcagctctgtTCTGTATGTATGTCTGAGCCAGGGCTATGGATGCTGTCAGGCTTGCTACACGTAACCCAGAGGCCTCCTGTGATAATTAGTCTGGCGACGCCCCCGCCAAAGGCCCAGTTTGGACAGGCTGTCTGCAGGGGCAGCAAATCTAGATCACAATGTCCAGCAGGCACCAATTTCACAGCTTTGCAAGGGCCTGGGCATGCCTGTAAGGGGACCTCTGATCTTCCACTCTTACTTGGATTATAGTAGCACCAGCCAAGAGCACGGCCCccttgcgctaggcgctgtacatatgGGCAGTGACGGTCCTTGTCCCACAAAGCTGACAGTCTAAATACACCAGACAGAGAAAAAATGGGAAGTGTTATTCCTATCCCCATTtccagatagggaactgaggcccagagcgagaTAAGGTGACGCAGGAAgactgtggcagaggtgggagttGAAGCCCGGTCTCTtacatcccaggccagtgctgtAAGCACAAGGGCAGCCTTTTCCCTCTGCAGAGCAGACCTTAACAATAAGTTGGACTCACACCATGCTCAGAGTAGCTGGAACCCTCTGGGAGCAGCCCCCTCTCCATCATGCTGGTCACTCTATGACAATAAGGCCAGGCCATTGAATGCTGATCAAGCGCTTTCTGGTATGTACTGGAAGATGCCTCGGTCAGCAGGGTCATTATCCCCTCCCTTCAAGAAAGCGTGTAAGCCACTGTGTGGGTGGTTATACGGCCCTCATGGCCATGGTGTGCCAAAACCTACTGTCATTAATGGGAAGGTAGGGCAGTATTATTTAGGtagggcttatttagtctgcaaaagagaagagtgagcggggatttgatagcagcctttaactacctgaaggggggttccaaatcggatggagctcggctgttctcagtggtggcagatgacagaacaaggggcaatggtctcaagttgcagtagggaaggtgtagattggatattaggaaacactatttcattaggagggtggtgaagcactggaactggttacctagtgaggtggtggaatctctatccttagaggtttttaaggcccagcttgacaaagccctggctgggatgttttagtgggggtttgtcctgctttgagcagagcattggactagatgacctcctgaggtctcttccaaccctaatcttctatgattctattaaccCCACtgtacagatgtggaactgaggcgTGGGGTAGattaagtcacttgcccaagttACGAAAGACGTCGGTGACAAAGACAGGAATGGaagccaggtttcctgagtcccaatccaaaACCCTCTCCAACaggccacccctcctccccagtcaaCAGCTTTTGTCTCATTGCATCCAGTGCCAGGGTCTGTGACTGCAGCCTGATGAAATATTAACAGCAACAATTTCATGCCACTAATTTAGCCCCTTTTCTTCTGCTTGCAAATTATCCATGAATAGACTTTGATCTTTATAAATGTGTTTGCTATGCAAAAGTCGATGATGAATGGTTACTTCAGCCTCTGGGTTTCATCTTGACTATTTGTCACTTCAAACAATTGCTATTCACGGGGTCTAATTGCAAATATATTTAATGCACATGGATCTGTATAAAGATTTGCATTATGAGTGATTGCTTGGAAACTCTTTAGGTGTCACCCAATAaggaagcagaaacaataccTTGTGACTTAAGTGACCAAtgtcaggaatcttgggttctctTCTCAGcttgtcactgacctgctgtctctgtctctcctccATCCTGTGTACTTCTTGTCTATATATATTTGGAGTAGGAACTCTTACAATGTACAGCTCCTAACACAATAGGGCTCCAATCTCATTTGTAGCATCTatagacactactgtaataatacaattattatttatttattattattattgttattcataataaataaattatCATGATCAAAATGTCACTGGCATGAATGTTCACGAAAAGCAAATGAAAGGATGGTGAATTGGATCCATCTCTCTCTATTACTGCAACTCAAGGGCCACCTCCCTCAATGGTATGATAACAATGcctagctcttctatagcacttttcattagcAGAccccaaagcacttgacaaaggaggtcagtgtcattatccccattttaaaaatggggaaactgagacaaaaaAATAAGGGAAgttacttgtccaaggtcaccctgAAAACCAGtgacagagtcaggaatagaacccaggtctcctgattcacTCTCCAATGCTCTAGGCTCCATGCCTCCCCATGATAAACTCCCTCCTGCTTCCTATTTCTAGTCACTTGTCCCTGACCTAAAGTTGCTCATATTTTTCCCACTTCCATACAGGTTCCATGAGGTTCTGCACAATGCACTGGGCTTCCGTCCTGATAGTAGCTGGGCTGTGTGGGGTCTCCCTGGGCCAGTATGAAGATGAAGAAGATATGTACTGGTTGCATCAGTACCTTCGCAGCCAGGCGTTGTCCTATAACTACATGCCATACTACGAGGATGAGGTCCCCCAATACCCTTATGTCCCACCTGGGTCCCCCTTTGCGGAGCCCCTCCTTGAGCCCGTTTCCCGGGAATGCCCCCAGGAGTGCGATTGCCCCCCCAACTTCTCCACGGCATTGTACTGCGACAGCCGCAACCTGAGGTACCTTCCCTTTGTGCCTTCCAGGATGAAGTACGTCTACTTCCAGAACAACCAGATCACCACCGTCCAAGAGGGGGCTTTCGACAATGCCACAACACTGGAATGGATTGCGTTGCATGGCAACCAGATAACCAGTGAGAAGATGGGCAAGAGGGTCTTTGCCAAGCTCAAGAACCTGGAGAGGTTGTATCTGGATAACAACAACCTGACCAAgatgcccagccccctgcccaggtccCTGAGAGAACTCCACCTGGCTTACAATCAGATCACCAGGATCCCATCCAACGCTCTGGAAGGTTTGGAGAACCTTACTGCCCTGTATCTCAGCCACAACCAGATCCATGATATAGGAGCATCTTTCAAAGGGTTAAAGTCCTTGATCCTTGTTGACCTGAGCTACAATCACCTCAGGAAGGTCCCCGATGGCCTcccaagctctttggagcagctcTACCTAGAGCACAACTAcatctacaccatccctgatgAGTATTTCAAAGTGTCCCCCAAGCTGCTCTATATCAGGCTGTCCCACAACAGCCTAACCAATGATGGGCTCTCCTCCAACACCTTCAACACCAGCAGCATCCTAGAGCTGGATCTGTCTTATAACAGGCTCCAGAAGATCCCCCGGGTTAGCACCAACCTCGAGAACCTCTACCTCCAAGGGAACCAAATCAATGGTGAGCAGCCTCCCAACAGCACCCTCTTGATGCTAGGGGATCCTAATGTCAAATGGTCAGGACAAGGGGTAGGGAGATGGGGAGCCAGGTTCTGGCACTGTTTGTTGGAAGCAGCCTGGTCTAATGGCctgagcagaggggctgggattcAGCAAACCTAAATTCCATTGCTGTCTCTACCACTGATTTCTTGTGTGGCCTTAGGACAGTCACTTCCCTACTCTTTGCCCCAGTTTGCCCCATCTACATGgtacttttgtaaagtgctttgagatgctgGGATGCATGGTGCTCTGGTAGGTGCAAGGTGTTATCCTTTTGCTCAGTGGAAGTCTTTCTcgagtccagggccggctctggctttttggccgccccaagcaaaaaaaaaaacccaaaaacctgTGGCACGgacggagcgcgggtgcagggggacaggctgggggggagggggagtgagcaggcgggagagagagagaagggggtggccagggctacagcaggggcactaccacgcggcccctcccgctgcgctgccgcctGCCACCTGCCATGAGGGTTCCACTCCGGtcgaaggaagaggactgccctgtagggcgctctggttctccacgccaccgccccctacaggacgGCCGgtgcggaacaagaacaaaaaaacaaaaacaaaaaagcggccCTGCCACCctagggctacatctacactaccggggggggggggggaggggtcgatttaagatacgcaaattcagctacgcgaatagcgtagctgaattcgacgtatcgcagccgacttaccccgctgtagggacggcggcaaaatcgacctctgcggcttcccgtcgacggcgcttactcccacctccgctggtggagtaagagtgtcgattcggggatcgattgtcgcgtcccaacgggacgtgataaatcgatccccgagaggtcgatttctacccgccgattcaggcgggtagtgtagacccagcctaggattgggcggaatgccgcctccaacaatctgccgccccaagcaccagcttgctcagctggtgcctggagccggccctgctcgggtctgtgagattatttttttaaattctgcaagCTGAGGTAGAACtccacagagaatttaaaggaGAAGAAATCTCGAGATTGAGATAtattaatgattaaaaaaatactaGCTGAATTAAATGGTCAGAGGTCAGATGACAAAGGTCATCTTAGGCACAAGTGATGTGGCTGCACTGAGAATGGGGGATGCCCCTGAGAGAAGAGGACATAAGAAAGCATAGTGTATAAGAATAggatagtatccctttaaatattttGAGAACACTGTTGTGGTGCTCACTATATTAGAAGCCAGTGAGAGCAGCAGCGTGTAGGTGGCTAGGTCTGGTGTGTTTGTGTACATCGAGTAAACACAGTTATTTGAGACCCAGCTGTGCGCCCATGTGGTTTCTTTATATAAACttttgttgtgtaaagagcaaaaaaGCACAACAGAAAAGGTGTGAAAAGAACAGAAAGAAACTCATCCTTTGCATGACAGGCGAAAGACAATATTCTGCTCCCCCTCACGCTGGTGCACAGATGAATAATCCTAGAGACGTACATTTGGTTCCCTGCACCGGGATGTAAACTGTGGTGCAAGTGATGCACCTGATTCCGTTCTCACTTACATGGGTGTAAATGGGGAGTcactccgctgaagtcaatggtgtgGGTGGGAGCAGAGTTGGGTCCAGATGACACAGGGTTGGTCCGGAAGGAGGGGTAAGTGGCAAAGTGGAGTAACTTATGCCACTTTTTGGCACTCAGTGGGCGTGCAAGTCTGTGGGGCCCCAATTCAGACCTGAATAGTGAGCACAACTCCTATTAAACTGAATGGAGATTGTGTCTGCTTACACCAGACCTGAAGCTAACTCTGGGAATCTGGGTAATGGTGTAGCTGCACCTTCCCATTTACGTGCATGGGCAATGGCTGCTTTCTGAATGCCAGATCAGCGCAAGGTTTGCTACTTTGCCACTTACATGCACCTCGTAACACTTACACCAAAACTGATTTGACTCATGGGAGTTGTACCAGTTCACTCCAGCTTGCATTTGGCCCATGAAGGGCACTTGTGTCTA encodes:
- the FMOD gene encoding fibromodulin isoform X2, encoding MRFCTMHWASVLIVAGLCGVSLGQYEDEEDMYWLHQYLRSQALSYNYMPYYEDEVPQYPYVPPGSPFAEPLLEPVSRECPQECDCPPNFSTALYCDSRNLRYLPFVPSRMKYVYFQNNQITTVQEGAFDNATTLEWIALHGNQITSEKMGKRVFAKLKNLERLYLDNNNLTKMPSPLPRSLRELHLAYNQITRIPSNALEGLENLTALYLSHNQIHDIGASFKGLKSLILVDLSYNHLRKVPDGLPSSLEQLYLEHNYIYTIPDEYFKVSPKLLYIRLSHNSLTNDGLSSNTFNTSSILELDLSYNRLQKIPRVSTNLENLYLQGNQINEFSISSFCTVVDVMNFSKLQVLRLDGNEIQRNAVPPDAPLCLRRAAVIEI
- the FMOD gene encoding fibromodulin isoform X1, which codes for MRFCTMHWASVLIVAGLCGVSLGQYEDEEDMYWLHQYLRSQALSYNYMPYYEDEVPQYPYVPPGSPFAEPLLEPVSRECPQECDCPPNFSTALYCDSRNLRYLPFVPSRMKYVYFQNNQITTVQEGAFDNATTLEWIALHGNQITSEKMGKRVFAKLKNLERLYLDNNNLTKMPSPLPRSLRELHLAYNQITRIPSNALEGLENLTALYLSHNQIHDIGASFKGLKSLILVDLSYNHLRKVPDGLPSSLEQLYLEHNYIYTIPDEYFKVSPKLLYIRLSHNSLTNDGLSSNTFNTSSILELDLSYNRLQKIPRVSTNLENLYLQGNQINGEQPPNSTLLMLGDPNVKWSGQGVGRWGARFWHCLLEAAWSNGLSRGAGIQQT